TACCGGCTCTCCATCCTTGACAGCGATGGCAAAGTCGGCATTGACTACGGGGTTTACGGCGTGCCTGAAACCTTTGTGATCGACAAGCGCGGCGTGATTCGCCTCAAGCTCGCCGGGCCGGTCACCGCCGAGATCATCGAGAAAAAACTGCTGCCGCTGATCAAGGAGCTGAACCGTGCGTAGCCTCTTGCTGTGTCTGATGCTGGCCGCCGCGCCGGCCCTGGCCGAGCCTACGCTCGAACAGCATGTGACGCGGCTGAGCGAGCAGCTGCGCTGCCTGGTGTGCCAGAACCAGACGATTGCCGACTCGCACGCCCAGCTCGCCGTCGAACTGAAAAACCAGGTGCGCGAGCAGCTGGCCGCAGGCGCATCGGATCAGGAAGTGCTGGACTACATGGTGCAGCGCTATGGCGACTTCGTGCTCTACCGCCCGCCCGTCAAGCCCAGTACTTGGCTGCTGTGGTTTGGCCCGCTGGCGATGCTGCTCGCCGGCTTGGGCCTGCTTTTCGTCAAGGTGCGCCAGCGCCAAGCGCAAGGCGACGCCCTTGATCCCGCCGGGGAGACGCACGCCGCATGACCACCTTTGCTGTTCTGGCGGCTTTGTTGCTGCTGCTGGCCTTGGGCTTTGTGTTGCCGGCCTTGCTGCGCGCGCAGCGGGTGCCGCCCGGCGTCGATCCTGTGCATGCAGCGCCACCCGGTGATCCGCAGCGCGGGCTTGCCGTGGGCCTGGCCGTGGCGCTGGTGGCTGGCGCAGCG
This DNA window, taken from Polaromonas hydrogenivorans, encodes the following:
- a CDS encoding cytochrome c-type biogenesis protein translates to MRSLLLCLMLAAAPALAEPTLEQHVTRLSEQLRCLVCQNQTIADSHAQLAVELKNQVREQLAAGASDQEVLDYMVQRYGDFVLYRPPVKPSTWLLWFGPLAMLLAGLGLLFVKVRQRQAQGDALDPAGETHAA